The Oryzias latipes chromosome 1, ASM223467v1 genome contains a region encoding:
- the ttbk1 gene encoding tau-tubulin kinase 1 isoform X2, with product MQCLVPGLQDNGNMNGTSEQADILPPNCMVKDRWKVLKKIGGGGFGEIYEALDLLTRENVALKVESAQQPKQVLKMEVAVLKKLQGKNHVCKFIGCGRNDKFNYVVMQLQGRNLADLRRSQPRGTFTMSTTLRLGKQILESIEAIHSVGFLHRDIKPSNFAMGRLPSTYRKCYMLDFGLARQYTNTNGEVRPPRTVAGFRGTVRYASVNAHKNKEMGRHDDLWSLFYMLVEFAVGQLPWRKIKDKEQVGQIKERFDHKMLLKHMPSEFSIFLDHVLALDYYTKPDYQLLMSVFENSMKERIITENEPFDWEKGGSDVTLSTSASTQPLQNTRPTAAMVGAIVTPVPGDPQRENTDDVLQDEHLSDQENAPPPPTSRPPGETSAQHAGEPGEAWEDTDFNRNRLRISLNKGAQEEEAGKGVCPPSPVRGGVPESPTGQGRSLRYRRANSPESERLSAAEGRADGYGQRSRMDMLGSPSRHVYSSQPAQMLSVDPGCRGDRQASGRQEVSVASVDQEAHSNAFIRSVPLAEEEDFDSKEWVIIDKETELRDFHPTTSGTTDEEPEELRPLEDQEERRRLRAGGAELVVRPKTHTRDSSRGLLTLTEEEASRRSGGSPAQSPCHSLPSGRPRRRESEPIGPQRPLDDSRHQLRPNQLKRLASYFSSSTLETEQYPHPGSSFIQRSRSAESSPAHMIGATGSTRRRHAGTLPMPGSPRSRHSVLNTPRVHLQQMLAKLMNKNNS from the exons ATGCAGTGCCTAGTCCCCGGCCTCCAGGACAACGGCAACATGAACGGGACGTCCGAGCAGGCCGACATCCTGCCGCCAAACTGCATGGTCAAAGACCGATGGAAAGTG CTAAAGAAGATTGGCGGCGGGGGGTTCGGTGAGATCTATGAGGCCTTGGACCTTCTGACGCGGGAGAACGTGGCGCTGAAGGTGGAGTCGGCCCAGCAGCCCAAGCAGGTGCTGAAGATGGAAGTGGCGGTGTTGAAGAAGCTTCAGG GTAAAAACCATGTCTGTAAGTTTATTGGCTGCGGGAGGAACGACAAATTCAACTACGTGGTCATGCAGCTTCAG GGTCGGAACCTGGCCGATCTGCGGAGAAGTCAGCCCAGAGGAACCTTCACTATGAGCACCACCCTGCGACTCGGCAAGCAGATCCTGGAGTCCATTGAAGCCATCCACTCAGTGGGGTTCCTGCATCGAGACATAAAACCG TCAAACTTTGCGATGGGCCGGCTTCCCTCCACCTACAGGAAGTGCTACATGCTGGACTTTGGTCTGGCGCGACAGTACACCAACACCAACGGAGAAGTCCGACCG CCAAGGACGGTGGCAGGTTTCAGAGGGACGGTCCGCTACGCTTCAGTAAACGCTCACAAAAACAAG GAAATGGGTCGCCATGACGACCTCTGGTCTCTGTTTTACATGTTGGTGGAGTTCGCTGTGGGACAGCTGCCATGGCGAAAGATCAAAGACAAG GAGCAAGTAGGTCAGATTAAGGAGCGTTTTGACCACAAGATGCTGCTCAAACACATGCCTTCAGAGTTCAGTATCTTCCTGGACCACGTCTTAGCCCTGGACTACTACACCAAACCAGATTATCAG CTGCTGATGTCTGTGTTCGAGAACAGCATGAAAGAGCGAATCATCACTGAAAACGAGCCATTTGATTGGGAGAAAGGTGGAAGTGACGTCACGCTGTCAACCAGTGCCTCCACCCAGCCTCTGCAAAATACTCGACCCACTGCAGCCATGGTTGG TGCCATTGTGACCCCGGTTCCTGGAGACCCTCAGAGAGAAAACACAGATGACGTTCTTCAGGACGAACATCTCAGTGATCAGGAAAATGCTCCCCCGCCACCAACCAGCCGACCCCCTGGGGAAACATCTGCTCAGCATGCCGGAGAACCGGGGGAGGCCTGGGAGGATACAGACTTTAACCGCAACAGACTCAGGATTAGCCTGAACAAG GGGGCTCAGGAAGAGGAAGCAGGTAAAGGGGTGTGTCCACCGTCCCCGGTACGAGGAGGAGTCCCAGAGTCACCAACGGGCCAGGGACGATCTTTGCGATACCGCAGAGCAAACAGCCCAGAATCTGAGCGACTGTCTGCTGCTGAGGGCCGGGCCGATGGCTACGGACAGAG GTCTAGGATGGACATGCTGGGATCTCCATCTCGTCATGTATACTCTTCACAACCAGCTCAGATGTTGTCTGTTGACCCTGGTTGCCGTGGAGATCGTCAGGCCAGCGGGCGCCAGGAGGTGTCGGTGGCTTCTGTTGACCAGGAGGCACACAGTAACGCTTTTATCCGCTCTGTACCTCtggctgaggaggaagactttgACAGCAAAGAGTGGGTGATCATCGACAAAGAGACAGAGCTGCGGGATTTTCACCCTACCACGTCAGGAACCACAGATGAAGAGCCTGAAGAGCTCCGCCCCCTGGAGGaccaggaggagaggaggaggctcAGGGCTGGAG GCGCGGAGCTGGTGGTCCGTCCAAAGACGCACACCCGGGACAGTAGCCGAGGGTTGCTAACGCTAACAGAAGAGGAGGCGTCAAGAAGAAGCGGTGGGAGTCCTGCACAGTCGCCTTGTCACTCGCTGCCATCAGGACGTCCTCGTCGGAGAGAGTCAGAGCCGATCGGACCTCAGAGACCG TTGGACGACAGCCGGCATCAACTACGACCCAATCAGCTGAAGAGGCTGGCCTCCTacttctcctcctccaccctgGAAACAGAGCAGTATCCCCACCCGGGCAGCAGCTTTATACAGAGGAGCCGCTCGGCCGAGAGCAGCCCAGCCCACATGATCGGTGCCACCGGCTCGACCCGGCGCCGGCACGCCGGCACTCTGCCGATGCCTGGCAGCCCCCGCAGCAGACACTCTGTCCTGAACACGCCGAGGGTGCATCTGCAGCAGATGCTTGCGAAACTGATGAACAAGAACAATAGCTGA